The Triticum urartu cultivar G1812 chromosome 5, Tu2.1, whole genome shotgun sequence genome contains the following window.
ATGAAATAGCCAAATACAAATGACCAAAAATCTCAAATTATCCATATGTATGTTCTTGAAACACATGACCTGAACAAGAAATTTAAGCCCACCTCACACGGAGTAACATGCAGTGGAGTAACCAATCTATATTCATAAGTACTGGGCAGCAAAGAGCAAACTGTATTAACATTATTCCAAAAGCTATTattggtggatacacctaaaatCTCACCAGGCATCATTTTTTTAGTTTATGAACATAAATTAAACACCTCACATTAATCTTGCCAAGCAAAGAGCAAATTCAAAGCATAAGTGGGGAGGCAAGGTAATAGAGACACAAAGAGACAGTGCAGAAGCTAATACCTGTGTAGGGGTAGGAGCCACATCATCGAGCCCATCCTCGGCTAGCAGGAGGGGATATACCCAGCCACTGCAGCATGATCGCGGTCGCCATGCTTGCTTGCATGGTACCTCCAGCACCTGCCATATGTATAAAGATTAATTCAGCTATAAACATGTCAGAACTCCTGATGTGGTTAGATATATGTAGATAAGACTGTTGGGATGAACAAACTAATTAATCTGTAGAGAATACTGAGAGCATGAGCTGACATAGATCAATTCAGTAAGAGTTGTCTACATAGCAATCTGGCCGGGATAATTTAGAGAGGGGTTATCAGTTATTATTATGAAATATACGGAGTAGACAATATCAGGAAATTAAGATCAACCTTCGGAACAAAAAGTTCAGGCAGGTGGTGGTAAAATATGGTACAATATAATTCTAGAAGCAGTACGCACATATTTCTTCAAGAAAATTTTACAGAAAAGAACAATTCTGAATATAAACCTAGAACCACTACCATAAATGAGAACTATCTGAAAAAGATGTTAAATACCTATTTTTGTCGCTATGAAATTTCAGCTCCTTTGTGTTGGCCAGCCAATAGCTTTGGTTACAGAAATGGCAAAAGGAATAAGTTGGGATTTCTCATCTATTTGCATTTTCGCTTTTTTTCCTACATAGGTCACAATATACAATGTTCAGTTTATACCCATGCATTGATGAAATAATGAAGGAAATGAAATATTGAAGAAAATGGTACATACTTCATCCCAGAATTTTCCTTGTGCCGGTCCTGGATACATAGGAGCCTTCAGGCAAAGAAGAGTGAATCTGCACGAAGCAGTCCATCCTGAGTAGGGAGAGGCCGTATCGTATAAGCAGCACGAGCGAGTTTGCAAGGTCATGAGGCTTGCAGCGCAGGCAAGAGCTCCCCGACAGCGGCAGGCGTGGCGTCTATAACTTGCAAAAATTTGTCATGTCTAAACAAAAACCTAAATCAAACATGTGGGCGAAGAAATTTAAGTAGCTCAGAATGCTAATCAGGGGATAAAGCCTAATTTGAGATGAAATTGATTAGGAGAAGAGAAGGAATGTGCAGATTGTGTAGTTCTACAAATGTGAACAAATCAGAAGCTACTTTAGGAAAATATGATGAAATAATATACTTCCATATTGCTATACAAAAGCAAATTCAAACTCTGATAGACTATCAACTTGAAAAGAATTAATCATGGCCAGCTCTAGTTTCAAAACATAGAAAGTATGGTTTATTGTTCTCCCAAATTTACTTTGGAGAACGTCCAACCAAACATAGAAATATCAAATGGATGCAACTTAGCAGGATCTATTTCTTTTTCAATCAGTTTTGGGTGCTTTTTTAGACAACCAGTAAATCTCTAGGCGACAGAAATATTTTGTGTACTATTGGCTTCTGCATACCTTTTCGACAGAGAAATTGCAACAGTGTAGTGTGATTTTTGGGTCAACAAATATATTTCCCTTTACACATCTGAGATAAACCATGGCTCTTGCCATGAAATTTCTCACCCCGTCAACTATTAAAATCATGAAATGGAGAACCTGCGACTGCATGACTGGAAAGACATAAGCGATATATAAAAATTAAGCTCAATGAATGTGAAGTTTGGAACTCCAAGACACATACGAGAACTCTGCAACCAATTATTCAGAAGCTTCATATCATGCTACGTGAGATACCCAACAGAAGGAAACTACATATCAGAATTATGATATTATTCGATAAATCTACACATACAAAAAGATTTCACATTATATAGATCATTAGAAGTGTTTTTTATTCAGTACTTTGTGTCACCAACTTATCTTTATTGTTCTCTGTCAGGAAACAAGCTTCACCTTGTACCACAGATGCATATTAGATAGATATGTAGCCTGCTATTTCAATACAATGTTTAGTGGATCTATATACAAATACTTATTGTCCCAGCATCAGGTTTAATTCTTATTTCATCTCGCCACCATCAGCCAACACAAAAGGGCCAGCAATCAAATACATCAATCGGCTAACCTGCAGGACAGTAAGAGAAACTTCATAAACATCCCATCCTATAACTGACAAAATCTACACACAAACGAATTCACATCagcctctcgatttcatctcttGCAATATATGAAACACGAATCCTGTCACTACAGAGCGTAGCAATCCAGAACAACCTCCTAAATGTTCCAGATCCAAAATCCAAACAGATGCCAGATCGACGCAGGCAGAGTGGAACCGTCGAACCAGGCAACCAAAACAGAGCCTTGATTGGACCCAACGGCAAGCAAGCAACGAAACGAACCTGAGATAGCAATGGAGGTGATGGAACTCATCGAAGCTAAAGCTGTTGTCGCGGCCATCCACCTCCTTCTGCTGCAGCTCCGACTCCACCTCCACGGCGCCCGCATCGGAGCCGCAGCCGCAACCACCCTTTGTGTGTGCACCGGCTTGCCCACCTCGTCGAGGCACAGAAGAATAAGAGAGGGAAGTAGGAGAAGACGATGGGTTGGATGCCGcaagaggaggaggcggagcCGCGGAGGAGAGCCGAAAGGAGAGGTTGCGTGCAGGGATGAGGCGGCGATCGcgctaaccctagccgccactcAGGGAAGAGAAAATGGGAGATGGGGAAAATGAGGGGATCGATGGCTGGACGCGTTTTTAACCTTTTCCCTTCGTCTTCGTCACAGTAAAAGACACGTGGCATAGCCCTTCGTGCGCCTTTGTAGCGACTGTTAAAGGGTTGTATTATTCAAGAGTGAATGGGTTTAGGGGTCATTGACAAATGACCAATGTTATCCTTGAGATTATAAAATCGCAGGAAAGGTCATTTTTGGTAAATGAGTCCATGGTCGAATAGGAAAGAGGTAGTGAGACAATAGACTAGCTGGACCAATCCCTCTTACCCCATCCACTATGGTGGGCTTATCTTTTCGGGGTTAAATTTTATTGGGGTTCTTCCCACCTTCTTGCATGTATGACCTATCTTTTTTCACCTTGTTGGTTTGTTGACCATCAGAATTTGACTTGTGCAAATTTCGTCTTAGCTTAGTAATTTACTTAGAGTGTGCTTTGCCAGAATAAGTGTTTTTTATAGAAAGACTATAAGGGAGTGGAAAATACACATGAGCTCTCGGGTGCTCCGCACCCCTATACGAAAAATATTCGTAAAAAGTTcccaaaaaatcaaaaaaaaatctaaaatttcGGGATGTCAAACCTAGTTTCCCAATCTACTTTCGTGTGAAATTTCGtgaaaaaataccaaaaaatgtATCCGTGGCGAAGGAATTACTGCCCGGAAAAAAATGTACCCAAaatttttgtcttttttgccgcGAATACGTTTCCTGGTATTTTTTCACCAAATTTCAGACGGAAG
Protein-coding sequences here:
- the LOC125509500 gene encoding uncharacterized protein LOC125509500; the encoded protein is MRAPWRWSRSCSRRRWMAATTALASMSSITSIAISVMQSQVLHFMILIVDGVRNFMARAMVYLRCVKGNIFVDPKITLHCCNFSVEKTPRLPLSGSSCLRCKPHDLANSLVLLIRYGLSLLRMDCFVQIHSSLPEGSYVSRTGTRKILG